The Crocosphaera subtropica ATCC 51142 genome includes a window with the following:
- the hisC gene encoding histidinol-phosphate transaminase translates to MLPIRDCVQQTPGYVPGEQPQTTDYIKLNTNENPYAPPDEIFNNLEEELKKVRLYPDPVSTKLRKAAGEVFGFSYEQILAGNGSDDILNIALRTFVNPGETVAFLDLTYSLYETIAKVHGATIQTISTNENFELDSPLICPEAKLIFVASPNPPLGKHLNRQYLKETCEQATGVVLIDEAYVDFSDEDHWDFIKEYDNVIVSRTMSKSYSLAGMRVGFGISSREIIEQMNKVRDSYNLDRIAQTLGANCFQFQDYFQSIWQKVRTTRNRLIASLRNLDFFVFDSDANFVLASPQWIEASDLYTKLKERKVLVRYFKHPRISNYIRITVGTDAEIDRLLEVIKQLKNES, encoded by the coding sequence ATGTTACCCATTAGAGACTGTGTTCAACAAACCCCTGGTTATGTCCCTGGAGAACAACCCCAAACCACAGATTATATTAAATTAAATACTAATGAAAATCCCTATGCCCCTCCTGATGAAATCTTTAATAATTTAGAAGAAGAATTAAAGAAAGTTAGGTTATATCCTGACCCCGTTTCGACTAAACTCCGTAAAGCAGCCGGTGAGGTGTTTGGCTTTTCTTATGAGCAAATTTTAGCGGGAAATGGTTCCGATGATATCTTAAATATTGCCTTAAGAACGTTTGTTAACCCTGGGGAAACTGTCGCATTTTTAGATCTCACTTACTCCTTATATGAAACCATTGCTAAAGTACATGGGGCAACCATTCAAACCATTTCAACGAATGAAAATTTTGAGTTAGATAGTCCTTTAATTTGTCCTGAAGCAAAACTAATTTTTGTCGCTTCTCCTAACCCTCCTCTCGGCAAACATTTAAACCGTCAATATCTTAAAGAAACTTGTGAGCAAGCAACAGGTGTTGTCTTAATTGACGAAGCTTATGTAGATTTTTCTGACGAAGATCACTGGGATTTTATTAAAGAATATGATAATGTAATTGTTTCTCGTACTATGTCCAAAAGCTATAGTTTAGCAGGAATGCGGGTGGGTTTTGGAATTAGTTCTAGAGAAATTATTGAACAAATGAATAAGGTAAGAGACTCTTATAATTTAGATAGAATTGCTCAGACATTAGGGGCTAATTGTTTTCAGTTTCAAGACTATTTTCAAAGTATTTGGCAAAAAGTTAGAACGACTAGAAACCGTTTAATTGCTTCCTTGAGAAACTTAGACTTTTTTGTGTTTGACTCCGATGCTAACTTTGTCCTTGCGTCTCCTCAATGGATAGAAGCATCAGACTTATATACTAAACTAAAAGAGAGAAAAGTCTTAGTGAGATACTTTAAACATCCTCGCATTAGTAACTATATCAGAATCACAGTAGGAACCGATGCAGAAATTGACCGCTTATTAGAAGTAATTAAACAGTTAAAAAATGAATCATGA
- a CDS encoding inositol monophosphatase family protein produces the protein MNHETLDIRVTLANKLADVSGNIIKQYFRQSNLASETKITEVSSIVTIADRLAENAMVDLIKKECPDDGIIREEGENINSNNGYAWVLDPIDGTSSFVKGLPIFGTLIGLVDLKNNLSLLGCVNQPILQERWLGIRGKPTIFNDKIINNPYKNNHDYPLAKACLTSTTPLMFITLRQQAIASHLQTVCRRISFGGDCYNYVSLAMGWTAMPIIVLESDLKYYDFCALIPIIEGVGGIITDWTGNALNSHSTEVLAASNLNLHQQALNVILSQG, from the coding sequence ATGAATCATGAAACTTTAGATATAAGAGTAACTTTAGCTAACAAATTAGCCGACGTATCTGGGAATATTATTAAACAGTATTTTCGTCAAAGTAATCTAGCGTCAGAAACGAAAATAACCGAAGTTTCCTCGATAGTTACCATTGCCGATCGCCTAGCAGAAAATGCGATGGTGGATCTGATCAAAAAAGAATGTCCTGATGATGGCATTATTAGAGAAGAAGGAGAGAATATCAACTCCAATAATGGTTATGCGTGGGTACTCGATCCTATTGATGGAACTTCTTCTTTTGTCAAAGGTTTACCCATTTTTGGCACATTGATCGGTTTAGTTGACCTTAAGAATAACTTATCTTTATTGGGTTGTGTCAACCAACCCATTTTGCAAGAAAGATGGTTAGGAATAAGAGGCAAACCCACTATTTTTAATGATAAAATTATCAATAATCCCTACAAAAATAACCATGATTATCCTTTAGCAAAAGCCTGTCTAACTTCTACAACTCCCCTGATGTTTATTACTCTCCGTCAACAAGCGATCGCTTCTCATTTACAAACGGTGTGTCGTCGGATAAGTTTTGGGGGAGATTGTTACAATTATGTATCATTGGCTATGGGTTGGACGGCTATGCCCATAATTGTTTTAGAATCAGACTTAAAATACTACGATTTTTGTGCCTTAATTCCTATCATAGAAGGGGTTGGCGGAATCATTACAGACTGGACAGGAAATGCTCTTAATAGCCATTCTACAGAAGTTTTGGCAGCTTCTAACCTAAACTTACATCAACAAGCTTTAAACGTTATTTTAAGCCAAGGTTGA
- a CDS encoding small RNA NsiR4-regulated ssr1528 family protein, whose amino-acid sequence MTSSTTGADAVDQAIAQGIDLDGTPIPSNKLDLYNEVMALEGQRQRSGVTNTMRSRIIRIGAKHLSLEELNQRLISAEFIPLKDKEIAFYYGGK is encoded by the coding sequence ATGACATCTTCTACTACCGGTGCTGATGCAGTTGATCAAGCAATTGCTCAAGGAATTGATTTAGACGGAACACCTATCCCATCTAACAAATTAGACCTATATAATGAAGTTATGGCTTTAGAAGGGCAACGTCAACGTAGTGGTGTTACGAATACCATGCGTTCTCGTATCATCCGAATTGGTGCAAAACATCTGTCTCTTGAAGAACTTAATCAACGTTTAATTTCCGCAGAATTTATTCCACTCAAAGATAAAGAAATTGCCTTTTACTACGGAGGAAAATAA
- the yaaA gene encoding peroxide stress protein YaaA — protein MLLILSSAKTLVFDDAFTVPKITEPIFKKEGEFLVDLLQKFSEKDLEKLLKVSESLANLNYQRFQSFNTSEKQASILAYRGDVFKQLQLNKFNKNDYLFAQNHVRIISGLYGILRPLDQISPYRLEMNTCLKTENNDNLYQFWEEKVTEKLNNELEQHNNQVLLNLASDEYSRMIKNEKFNYPIFKVSFKEMRNGKLKTIGIIAKKSRGLMTNWIIENKIDDSSKLKDYNGLGYHYDDSLSNEKEMVFIK, from the coding sequence ATGCTTTTAATTCTTTCTTCAGCTAAAACTTTGGTGTTTGATGATGCTTTTACTGTTCCTAAAATCACAGAACCTATTTTTAAAAAAGAGGGTGAGTTTTTAGTTGACTTACTTCAAAAATTCTCTGAGAAAGACTTAGAAAAATTACTAAAGGTTAGTGAATCATTAGCTAACTTAAATTATCAGCGATTTCAATCATTTAATACGAGTGAAAAACAGGCTTCTATTTTAGCTTATCGTGGGGATGTATTTAAACAATTACAATTGAATAAGTTTAATAAGAATGATTATTTATTTGCTCAAAACCATGTAAGAATTATATCAGGATTATATGGAATTTTAAGACCCCTGGATCAAATTAGTCCTTATCGCTTAGAAATGAATACTTGTTTAAAAACAGAAAATAATGATAATCTATATCAGTTTTGGGAGGAGAAAGTAACTGAAAAATTAAATAATGAATTAGAACAACATAATAATCAAGTATTACTTAATTTAGCTTCTGATGAGTATTCTCGTATGATTAAAAATGAAAAGTTTAATTATCCTATCTTCAAAGTTTCTTTTAAAGAAATGAGAAACGGTAAACTAAAAACCATTGGTATTATAGCTAAAAAAAGTAGAGGATTAATGACAAACTGGATCATAGAAAATAAAATTGATGATTCCTCAAAACTTAAAGATTACAACGGTTTAGGATATCATTATGATGACAGTTTATCCAATGAAAAGGAAATGGTCTTTATTAAATAA
- a CDS encoding DUF29 domain-containing protein, whose translation MRSVEKDNKTLYELDFGEWVDQQVIALKNKDVSALDWSNLQEEIESLGVSDKRAINSLTRQLLIHLLLYAYWTINRDFYLSGWKIEINNFRNDLSDFLDSKNYDQHFENNLDKNYNKALKQVNLKAESANLSFNLPLKCPLTIEQILDDDWYPSLI comes from the coding sequence ATGAGAAGTGTAGAAAAAGACAATAAAACCTTATATGAATTAGACTTTGGAGAATGGGTTGATCAACAAGTGATCGCACTCAAAAATAAAGATGTTAGTGCTTTAGATTGGAGTAACTTACAAGAGGAAATAGAATCATTGGGAGTTAGTGATAAAAGAGCAATTAACAGTCTGACTCGTCAATTATTGATTCATTTATTATTATATGCTTATTGGACTATTAATCGAGACTTTTATCTCTCTGGTTGGAAGATTGAGATCAATAATTTTAGAAATGATTTATCTGATTTTTTAGATTCTAAAAATTATGATCAGCATTTTGAAAATAATCTTGACAAGAATTATAATAAAGCTTTGAAACAGGTAAACTTAAAAGCTGAAAGTGCTAATTTATCTTTTAATTTACCCTTAAAATGCCCATTGACAATTGAACAAATATTAGACGATGATTGGTATCCATCCTTAATATAA
- the smc gene encoding chromosome segregation protein SMC: MVHVKRIELSHFKSFGGTTAIPFLPGFTVVSGPNGSGKSNILDALLFCLGLATSKGMRAERLPDLINHNHSNNRKTQEAYVSVTFDVSDLTDLEEFSRDNPPVTKIALTEENNNNAKENQTEETHIENSLITSSEWTVTRRLRVTKGGSYSSTYYINEQPCNVSQLHEQLNRLRIYPEGYNVVLQGDVTRIISMNGKERRNIIDELAGVAEFDRKIEKTKETLEEVREREERCQIIETELKRSLERLAADKIKAEKYKKLKQQIQEKQGWETVLSWKLLQQKISRLQTQITTGEQEEQKLNQGINELAEKIKENTAKLEDLNRQVKALGEDEQLTVASQLATQKAQRNQRQQKQQELDNLIQQTEQEIKETEIIITQQKQSLSQLTEDSNSLQQETLPLLKEQRDRTYHTLEMVRKQAAAIAEASDAWVQEQAKLSRQISTLQDTLNPQLTQQAQLTERYQQLQNNISDETQQLENIEVELNDQQQESKGLSIPHEEKIQQLAQQLATAEQDKSILEETQIRLDKEYRQKQRQLDRLEASQQAQQEAQGTYATQLILNSDLPGVCGLVAQLGQVKPTYQLALEIAAGSRLGYVVVEDDTIAAAGIKLLKQGKAGRATFLPLTKIRPYRGQTDNSLRHAQGFIDLAVNLVLCRPEHEKIFSYVFGNTVVFETLNDARHHLGKQRIVTLEGDLLETSGAMTGGSRPKRSSIRFGTLVQGESHEIKSLKQRLTDLEELLSRNLEKLQQKSEQIKQLSHELTEARQSGREQQLKREQLDKEIQRLTTQQQKLSLQLSRHKQEAETLDSQLKIMAAEIPPLTTELQQKQDRLRKLEESHTHSEWQEIQTLIKSQETQLQERENELRQGENKRQEIERQLSSLEEKIKENQDKIKAQREQIVKLNNDKIEIAEQLETLNDKISNLERLLEELTQKLGETKKERDNTEEQLKTVQKNHQQKIWNLEKLQTTQQERKETLITLQEEQESQQEELPDPLPEVPLLSEIDENTTDLTPHIEQLQQDIRNGQKCLEAMEPVNMLALEEHQKTQERLNELTEKLTTIQGERTELLLRIENFTTLRFRSFKESFDAVNENFKNIFETLSQGDGYLQLENEEDPFQGGLNLVAHPKGKPVQRLSSMSGGEKSLTALSFIFALQRYRPSPFYAFDEVDMFLDGANVERLSKMIQQQAQQAQFIVVSLRRPMIEASQRTIGVTQARGAYTQVLGIKI; encoded by the coding sequence ATGGTTCATGTTAAGCGCATCGAATTATCTCATTTTAAATCCTTTGGTGGCACCACTGCCATTCCTTTTTTGCCTGGGTTTACTGTCGTATCAGGTCCCAATGGATCGGGTAAATCTAATATACTCGATGCTTTGTTATTTTGCTTGGGGTTGGCTACCTCTAAGGGAATGCGGGCCGAACGATTACCGGATTTAATTAATCATAATCATAGCAATAATCGTAAGACTCAGGAGGCTTATGTTTCTGTTACTTTCGATGTGTCTGATCTAACGGACCTAGAAGAATTTAGTCGAGATAATCCTCCTGTTACTAAGATAGCATTAACCGAAGAAAATAACAATAATGCTAAGGAAAATCAGACAGAAGAAACCCACATAGAAAATAGTTTAATTACTAGCAGTGAGTGGACGGTTACTCGACGGTTACGAGTGACAAAAGGAGGAAGTTATTCCTCAACTTATTATATTAATGAGCAACCTTGTAATGTTAGTCAACTTCATGAACAATTAAACCGTTTAAGAATTTATCCTGAAGGCTATAATGTGGTGTTGCAAGGGGATGTAACCCGTATTATTAGTATGAATGGGAAAGAAAGAAGAAATATTATTGATGAATTAGCTGGTGTTGCAGAATTTGATCGCAAAATAGAAAAAACAAAAGAAACCTTAGAAGAAGTTAGGGAAAGAGAAGAACGCTGTCAAATTATTGAAACTGAGTTAAAACGGTCTTTAGAACGGTTAGCGGCTGATAAAATTAAAGCAGAAAAATATAAAAAATTAAAACAACAAATCCAAGAAAAACAAGGATGGGAAACGGTCTTAAGTTGGAAGTTATTACAGCAAAAAATCTCTCGCCTACAAACTCAAATTACTACAGGAGAACAGGAAGAACAAAAATTAAATCAAGGAATTAATGAACTGGCTGAAAAAATAAAAGAAAATACGGCTAAACTCGAAGACTTAAACCGTCAGGTAAAAGCATTAGGAGAAGATGAACAGTTAACCGTTGCATCTCAGTTAGCGACACAAAAAGCACAACGTAATCAACGTCAACAAAAACAACAAGAGTTAGACAATCTTATTCAACAAACAGAACAAGAAATAAAAGAAACTGAAATAATTATCACCCAACAAAAACAAAGCTTATCTCAACTTACCGAAGATAGTAATAGTCTGCAACAAGAAACTTTACCCCTCTTAAAAGAACAAAGAGATCGCACTTATCACACCCTAGAAATGGTCAGAAAACAAGCAGCAGCCATTGCAGAAGCATCAGACGCGTGGGTACAAGAACAAGCAAAATTAAGCCGTCAAATTTCTACATTACAAGATACCTTAAACCCTCAGCTAACCCAACAGGCACAGCTAACAGAACGTTATCAACAGTTACAAAATAATATTAGTGATGAAACACAGCAATTAGAAAATATTGAAGTAGAATTAAACGACCAACAGCAAGAATCTAAGGGTCTATCCATTCCCCATGAAGAAAAAATACAACAATTAGCCCAACAACTAGCCACCGCAGAACAAGATAAAAGTATCCTCGAAGAAACCCAAATCCGTCTCGATAAAGAATACCGACAAAAACAACGACAATTAGATCGCTTAGAAGCTTCTCAACAAGCACAACAAGAAGCCCAAGGAACCTATGCCACCCAACTTATTTTAAACTCTGATTTACCTGGAGTTTGCGGTTTGGTAGCACAATTAGGACAGGTTAAACCGACGTATCAATTAGCTCTAGAAATTGCTGCCGGATCACGATTAGGTTATGTTGTAGTTGAAGATGATACGATCGCTGCTGCAGGAATTAAGCTGTTAAAACAAGGAAAAGCAGGACGAGCAACCTTTTTACCGTTAACAAAAATTAGACCCTATCGTGGACAAACCGATAATAGTTTACGCCATGCACAAGGGTTTATTGATTTAGCGGTTAATTTAGTGCTTTGTCGCCCTGAACATGAAAAAATTTTTTCCTACGTTTTTGGGAATACCGTTGTGTTTGAAACCTTAAATGATGCCAGACACCACTTAGGAAAACAACGCATTGTTACCTTAGAGGGAGACTTATTAGAAACCAGTGGGGCGATGACAGGAGGAAGTCGTCCTAAACGTTCATCAATTCGTTTTGGAACCTTAGTGCAAGGAGAATCTCACGAAATTAAATCCTTGAAACAAAGATTAACTGATTTAGAAGAGTTACTATCTCGTAACTTAGAAAAATTACAACAAAAATCTGAGCAAATTAAACAATTATCCCACGAGTTAACCGAAGCAAGACAAAGCGGAAGAGAACAACAATTAAAACGGGAACAGTTAGACAAAGAAATACAACGATTAACCACACAACAACAAAAGTTAAGTCTACAGTTATCTCGTCATAAACAAGAAGCAGAAACCTTAGACAGTCAATTAAAAATTATGGCTGCTGAAATTCCCCCCTTAACCACAGAATTACAACAAAAACAAGACAGACTAAGAAAATTAGAAGAATCTCATACTCATAGCGAATGGCAAGAAATTCAAACCCTAATCAAAAGCCAAGAAACCCAACTCCAAGAAAGAGAAAACGAACTGCGTCAAGGAGAGAATAAAAGACAAGAAATTGAGCGTCAACTGTCTTCTTTAGAGGAAAAAATCAAAGAAAATCAAGACAAAATAAAGGCACAAAGAGAGCAAATTGTAAAGTTAAATAATGATAAGATTGAGATCGCAGAACAGCTAGAAACTCTTAATGATAAAATTAGTAATTTAGAAAGATTATTAGAAGAATTAACCCAAAAATTAGGAGAAACCAAAAAAGAACGGGACAACACAGAAGAACAGTTAAAAACAGTACAAAAAAATCATCAACAAAAAATCTGGAACTTAGAGAAATTACAAACCACACAACAAGAAAGAAAAGAAACCTTAATAACCTTACAAGAAGAACAAGAAAGCCAACAAGAGGAATTACCTGACCCCTTACCCGAAGTCCCCTTACTCTCAGAAATTGATGAAAATACCACAGATTTAACCCCTCATATTGAACAACTACAACAAGATATTCGTAACGGACAAAAATGCTTAGAAGCCATGGAACCCGTTAATATGTTGGCCTTAGAAGAACATCAAAAAACCCAAGAAAGATTAAACGAACTCACCGAAAAATTGACTACCATTCAAGGAGAAAGAACCGAATTATTATTAAGAATCGAAAACTTTACCACCTTAAGATTTAGGTCTTTTAAAGAATCTTTTGATGCGGTTAATGAGAACTTTAAAAACATATTTGAAACCCTTTCTCAAGGGGATGGATACTTACAGTTAGAAAACGAAGAAGACCCCTTTCAAGGGGGATTAAATCTCGTTGCACATCCTAAAGGAAAGCCCGTACAACGGTTAAGTTCTATGTCAGGGGGAGAAAAATCCTTAACCGCTTTAAGCTTTATTTTTGCCCTACAAAGATATCGTCCTTCTCCTTTTTACGCCTTTGATGAAGTAGATATGTTTTTAGATGGAGCTAATGTAGAAAGACTCTCAAAAATGATTCAACAACAAGCACAACAAGCACAGTTTATTGTCGTTAGTTTACGTCGTCCTATGATTGAAGCCTCCCAAAGAACTATCGGTGTAACCCAAGCTAGAGGGGCTTATACTCAGGTTTTGGGCATTAAAATATAA
- a CDS encoding helix-turn-helix domain-containing protein, producing the protein MSKYSSIQAEQIRKIATYLKEQRVKQGFSIEQIASMTFIRLPMLKALESANIEQLPELIYVQGFIRRYGEALGIDGHSLSHQINASQVEKPTISPNLVSAPTQESSVGQEVPATLVNEDNKKSVAVKSKPRTLVHPSEETAEPSEVSWLRQLKLYWIYLLVLGGAIAGLFYLFSRPPATEQTAQTQDTETVTRSTKPETTVPLTQPSSPITKPEVTSQQTQTEETAQTTENANTLTQPETIISSEEPSPILESPQATLEATTSNTSEATGNSTISPETANNTISETATEKAITAALQLEGDSWLQVRVDGEVEYEGILKEGEQQNWDAQETLTIRAGNAGAVKLSVNNKPAEVIGELGEVKTVEVTPDS; encoded by the coding sequence ATGAGCAAATATAGTTCCATTCAAGCTGAACAAATTAGAAAAATTGCCACTTATCTTAAGGAACAACGAGTTAAACAGGGTTTCAGTATTGAACAAATAGCATCGATGACGTTTATCCGTTTACCGATGCTCAAAGCCTTAGAAAGTGCCAATATTGAACAGTTACCCGAATTAATTTATGTACAAGGGTTTATCCGTCGTTATGGAGAAGCTTTAGGGATTGATGGACACAGCTTATCCCATCAAATTAACGCTTCTCAGGTAGAAAAACCAACTATTTCCCCTAATTTAGTCTCCGCTCCAACTCAAGAATCTAGCGTAGGTCAAGAGGTTCCTGCGACTTTAGTTAATGAAGATAATAAGAAATCTGTTGCCGTTAAATCTAAACCCCGAACCTTAGTCCATCCTTCTGAAGAAACTGCTGAACCTTCTGAGGTTTCTTGGCTCAGACAACTAAAATTATACTGGATTTATTTACTGGTGTTAGGAGGAGCGATTGCAGGGTTATTTTATCTCTTTTCCCGTCCCCCTGCTACCGAACAAACGGCACAAACGCAAGACACTGAAACGGTTACTCGGTCAACCAAACCAGAAACAACCGTCCCACTGACGCAACCGAGTTCCCCTATCACCAAACCTGAAGTAACTTCCCAACAGACTCAAACGGAGGAAACCGCCCAAACCACTGAAAATGCTAATACTCTCACCCAACCCGAAACCATTATTTCTTCTGAGGAACCGTCCCCTATTTTAGAGTCTCCTCAAGCAACTTTAGAAGCCACCACAAGCAACACCTCTGAGGCAACAGGGAATAGTACAATTTCCCCAGAAACTGCCAATAACACCATCAGCGAAACTGCCACAGAAAAAGCCATTACTGCTGCATTGCAACTCGAAGGAGACTCCTGGTTACAGGTTAGAGTCGATGGTGAGGTTGAATATGAGGGAATTTTAAAAGAAGGAGAGCAACAAAATTGGGATGCTCAAGAAACCTTAACCATTCGTGCTGGCAATGCAGGGGCTGTTAAGTTATCGGTTAATAATAAACCAGCAGAAGTTATAGGGGAATTAGGAGAGGTAAAAACCGTTGAAGTCACCCCCGATAGTTAA
- a CDS encoding MgPME-cyclase complex family protein has protein sequence MTTYYYVLASQRFLLEEEPLDEVLRERTRDYQEKNKEVDFWLVKQPAFIEAPEFAEIRAKCPQPSAAIISKNSEFITWLKLRLEYVIKGEFEAPSPTIPEPLASLEPVSSPLHMSEQEAKKANSLDI, from the coding sequence ATGACCACCTATTATTACGTTTTAGCCAGTCAACGTTTTCTTTTAGAAGAAGAACCCCTTGATGAAGTATTGAGAGAAAGAACCAGAGACTACCAAGAAAAAAACAAAGAAGTGGATTTTTGGTTAGTTAAACAACCTGCTTTTATTGAAGCCCCTGAATTTGCTGAAATCAGAGCAAAATGTCCTCAACCTTCTGCTGCCATTATTTCTAAAAATTCAGAATTTATTACATGGTTGAAACTGCGTTTAGAATATGTGATTAAAGGAGAATTTGAAGCCCCTTCCCCGACGATTCCTGAGCCGCTTGCTTCCTTAGAACCAGTTTCGTCTCCGTTACATATGTCAGAACAAGAGGCCAAAAAAGCCAATTCTCTCGACATCTAA
- a CDS encoding pyridoxine 5'-phosphate synthase has translation MLTLGVNIDHVATIRQARRTVEPDPVAAAVLAELGGANGITAHLREDRRHMQDRDIRILRETVRTHLNLEMAATEEMVAIALDIKPDYVTLVPEKREEVTTEGGLDIAGSLEKLKNVVDRLQSANIPVSLFIDADEAQIKASAETQAKFIELHTGKYADAPNAEIRQKELESLKLGCEQALSLGLRVNAGHGLTYINVYPVACLPGMEELNIGHTIVSRAVLVGMERAVREMKLAMRGEL, from the coding sequence TTGCTCACACTGGGTGTTAATATCGATCACGTTGCCACCATTCGCCAAGCTAGACGAACTGTAGAGCCTGATCCCGTTGCTGCCGCAGTCTTAGCAGAGTTAGGGGGGGCAAACGGCATTACAGCCCATTTAAGGGAAGATCGTCGTCATATGCAAGATCGAGATATTCGCATACTCAGGGAAACCGTTCGCACTCACCTTAACTTAGAAATGGCTGCCACTGAGGAAATGGTAGCGATCGCCCTTGATATTAAACCGGACTACGTTACCCTCGTGCCAGAGAAACGGGAAGAAGTGACCACAGAAGGGGGCTTAGATATCGCTGGAAGCCTCGAAAAGTTAAAAAACGTGGTTGATCGTCTTCAAAGTGCAAACATCCCTGTGAGCCTATTTATCGACGCAGATGAGGCACAGATTAAAGCTTCGGCTGAGACTCAAGCCAAGTTTATCGAACTTCATACGGGGAAATATGCCGATGCACCGAATGCAGAAATTCGTCAAAAAGAATTAGAATCCTTAAAACTAGGCTGTGAGCAAGCATTAAGCTTAGGATTGCGGGTTAATGCGGGTCATGGATTAACCTATATTAATGTTTATCCTGTGGCTTGTTTACCAGGCATGGAAGAGTTAAATATTGGTCATACGATTGTCAGTCGTGCGGTGTTAGTAGGTATGGAAAGAGCGGTTAGAGAGATGAAACTAGCCATGAGAGGGGAGTTGTAA
- a CDS encoding GNAT family N-acetyltransferase produces MEILIDYPEEYDLDKILQLQEDSIRFLCADFYNTQKIQSLVTNQKRIRTQYYNREQIIIAKLEQEYVGFASLDMYLPEITGIYIHPNYVRQRIGTKLLKKIEELAIEQGYKFLYTMSSMNAIKFYESNGYCLVGLSGFWSDKNVWISCANMKKILVAKSKQDQLTEIISCIVFCLIVFFLLILPYLM; encoded by the coding sequence ATGGAGATTTTAATTGATTATCCTGAGGAATACGATTTAGATAAAATTCTACAATTACAAGAAGATTCTATTCGTTTTCTATGCGCTGATTTTTATAATACTCAAAAAATTCAGTCTTTAGTGACTAATCAAAAACGAATAAGAACTCAATATTATAATCGGGAACAAATAATTATCGCAAAACTTGAGCAAGAATATGTAGGATTTGCTAGTTTAGATATGTATTTACCTGAAATTACAGGTATTTATATCCATCCTAATTATGTCCGTCAAAGAATTGGAACAAAACTACTCAAAAAAATAGAAGAATTAGCTATTGAACAAGGTTACAAATTTCTCTATACAATGTCATCAATGAATGCGATTAAATTTTATGAAAGCAATGGTTACTGTTTGGTGGGATTATCTGGGTTTTGGTCAGATAAGAATGTCTGGATATCTTGTGCCAATATGAAAAAAATTTTAGTCGCTAAAAGCAAACAAGATCAATTAACAGAAATAATATCTTGTATTGTCTTTTGCCTGATTGTATTTTTTCTTTTGATACTACCTTATTTAATGTAA
- a CDS encoding Uma2 family endonuclease has protein sequence MVTNLQIQPISFEEFLEWYPENEKTYELIEGVIVEMLPTGSHEDISGFLIAELNLEIRKQNLPYSIPKNCLIKPLAPRSGYLPDVAVINREHLKNEPLWEKLSVIQNSQTVPLVIEVVSMNWRDDYGHKFVEYEAMGIIEYWIVDYRGVGAVRHIGKPKQPTITICQLIEGEYQMEKYVKGDRLKSSIFPELELTTDTIFQVAQLK, from the coding sequence ATGGTTACAAACCTACAAATTCAACCGATAAGTTTTGAGGAGTTTCTAGAATGGTATCCAGAAAATGAAAAAACCTATGAATTAATTGAAGGTGTAATAGTTGAAATGCTTCCCACCGGTTCTCATGAAGACATTAGTGGTTTTTTGATTGCAGAATTAAACTTAGAAATTCGTAAACAAAATCTGCCCTATTCTATTCCTAAAAACTGTCTAATCAAACCCCTTGCCCCTCGTTCTGGATACCTCCCCGATGTAGCCGTTATTAATCGAGAACATCTCAAAAATGAACCTCTGTGGGAAAAATTATCAGTGATTCAAAATAGTCAGACGGTTCCCTTGGTCATTGAAGTGGTTAGTATGAACTGGCGAGATGATTATGGCCATAAATTTGTTGAGTATGAAGCCATGGGAATTATTGAATATTGGATTGTTGATTATCGGGGTGTAGGGGCCGTTCGTCATATTGGTAAACCCAAGCAACCAACGATTACCATCTGTCAGTTAATTGAAGGGGAATATCAGATGGAAAAGTATGTTAAAGGCGATCGCTTAAAATCAAGTATCTTTCCTGAACTGGAATTAACGACTGATACCATTTTTCAAGTAGCACAATTAAAGTAA